A segment of the Methanolinea mesophila genome:
AGTGTGATCCATGATACTGCCCCGGGACTTCTACGGGAGGGACACTGTCGAGGTCGCGCAGGATCTTCTCGGGTGCTGCCTGGTTCACCCGGAGGGCAGAAAGACTACTGCGGGGATTATCGTTGAGACCGAGGCCTACCTTTCCGGTGATCCCGCCGCTCATTCGTATATCGGCAGGACAAACAGGAATGAAGTACTCTTCGGTCCGGTAGGACATGCATACGTTTACCTCATCTACGGAATGCACTATTGCATCAATGTTGTGACAGGGGAGGAAGGTTCGGGAGAAGCCGTGCTCGTCAGGGCCCTTGAGCCGGTGATTGGGATCCCTGTCATGATCGGGCGGCGGGGAACCCCTACGCTGTCCCGTCTCTGCAGCGGCCCGGGAAAACTCACTCGTGCGATGGGGATCACCCGCGAGTGCAACGGGGTTTCCTTTGTGAACGGACCTCTCCAGATCCGCACCCGGGAAAATACTACCGGGCCAAATCCCGCGTTGAAGCCCGAGATCGTGCGGACCACCCGGATCGGGATCGTGAAGGCCGCCGATAAGCCGCTTCGTTTTTACCTGAAGGGAAATCCGAATATCTCACGGAAGTAGGAGATGCGAGATGCGGATGATTTTCCGGGTACCGACTTAAAAGACGGACGATGAAAGATAATATCCGAATACCTCGGAACGTAAGAGTCATTTGGGATAACCGTTTCCCTGGATAACATTCCCGTGTCCCGGCGAGAGGTCAACCCCGGTGCTGCCGGAATTCACCGCTGATACGGGAGGAGGTATGATCGGTCCGTACCCGGCTCGCCCGGGGGAGATGCCGATGAAGAGAACGGGTCCCGGGAGATCGATTTCCCTGCATAAGACATATATATTTGAATATCGAGCAACTGGATGGTAATTATGGCTGAAATGATGCATGAAGAACGGCTATGCGATGTGAAGTGGGGGACCCTTGCGCTTCTCGGGGTTCTCTCTCTTATCTTCGGCATAATCCTGTTGTTGTATCCCGGAATTACCGCGGCCGTCGTGGTCGTGCTCTTCGGGATCATTGTGTTGATTCTCGCGTTCCTGGCATTAATTCTCGCACTGATGAGTACGGGCGGCAGGGCGACGCTCCTCCTCCTGGGAGCTATAGTAGGATTTATAGTGGGAATAATTGCAGTTCTTGCCCCGATCGTGATAGGAGCACTTCTGGTCATTATTATTGGGATCGTCCTCTTTATGATCGGAATCGTCGATATCGCAATCGCCGTCGGCGAAAAAGCATATCCTCACCGGTGGCTTCTCTTTATCCTTGGTATCCTTTCCATCATCGTGGCCGTCCTCTTCTGGGTTTATCCTGCCGCGGGAGCGGTTGCCCTGTTCGGGGTCATCGTGGGAATATATTTCGTCATCTATGGGATCCTGGGAATTATTGCCGGGTTTGCTCTTCGCAGCGTTAAAAAACAGTATTGTATGGCCTGAAAACCCTCACCTTTTTTAAGATTCAGGGATATGAATGTTCCTTTTACCCTGTTTTACGAATATCATGTAAATTATATCTTTTAATCCCTGGAACAGCTCCCGGCCCTAAAAAAATGGACCTTCATTTCATATCGGGACACTTATATGTATTTATGCCAAGATCACGACCTGGAATGGTTGGATAATGGACACGAGTCATGGGTACCGGTCGGCAGAAAACCGCGGGATGAGAGGAGACGCACAAGGTCCGGGCAAGGGCGGTGATCTCTCTTGAAGATCTCGTCCCTCTTTCGCGGAGAAACAGGAATCTGGAATGCGGCCATCAGCATCAGCACGGTCGCGGTCCTCCTGGTGAACAGTTACGGTCTCTTCCAGGGGATTACGGCGGTATTTCCGCACCTTCTCTACCTTCCGGTGGTACTCGCGGCCTACCGGTACCCCCGCAGGGGACTCATTTTCTCACTAGGGATCGCGATGGTGTATATCCTGATGGTGGGGGTCATCATCGGGCCGGTCCCGGGGGTCATCGTGGAAGCGGTGATCCGGGGAATTATGCTGGTCGTGATAGGCGGGCTTATTGCGTTTATTACCAGACGGCTTTACGAACAGGAAAACCTCTACCGTGGGTTGTTCGATCATTCGGCCGCCGGCAGCATTCTCGTCCGGGAAACCGGTGAGGGCTGGAGGATTGTCGAGGCAAACGAGAACGCACTTGCCCTCCTCCGCCGTGAGAGGGATGAACTCCGGGACAAACCGCTCACGGTCTTCTGGAACGCGGAAGAAATGAACGTGTTATTTTCCCGGCTGGCCGGGGAAGGCAAGGTCTACTCGTCCGAGAACACATTCTCCACACCGGACGGGAGTACGGAGATCGTCCTCCTCTCGCTCGCAAAAGTTCCCGACCGGCAGGCGGTTCTCACATTCGTAGAGATTACGCGGAGGGTGAATGCGGAAGAATCTCTGCAGCGTGCGAATGATAAACTCAACCTCCTCTCCCGCATCTCCACGGATCATCTCCACCGGACGGCGAACGAGATCATCGAGACCGTGGACGAGGCAAGGATAAAGAGCACCGATTCCGTGGCGGGAGCCTTCCTGAACCGGGTACGGGTCCTGGCCCTGAACCTCGCCCGTCAGATATTCCTTTCGGAGACCTACAAGGACCTTGGAGCCCGGCCCCCGGACTGGATCGCGGTCCAGCGGGTGCTCGAAGGATTCGCCCGGACGAATCCGGATCCTGGGATCTCAATGAGGTTCTGGACCGAGCGCCTGGAGGTGTATGCCGACCCGCTCTTCCGGGACGTGCTCCTCCATATCCTTGAGAACTCGGTACGCCACGGAGTGACCTTGAAAAACCTGGTGGTGACCTATCACCGTACCGGGGATGGGCTTGACCTGATCATCCAGGACGACGGGGCAGGGATTCCCGCAGGGATGAAAGAAAAGATCTTCGAGTACGATTCGGGGGGCCATGCGGGCCTGGGGCTGTTCATCTGTCGCCAGATCCTGGATATTACCGGGATATCGATCACCGAAGAGGGGAAAGAAGGGAAGGGAGCGAAGTTCGTACTTCATATCCCGGCGGAGAATTACCGGGTCGAGGGGTCCTCCGACGACGCCCCGCCGTTCCCGCTCTCTTCCGATCCCGCTCCTGCGGTAAACCGGGGTGCACTCCACAAATCCGGGACCAGGGTCCGGGAGTTAACCTCCGCCGAGTTCGCTCTTGCCGAGGAACTCTAGATCGACTACCACCAGACCAAAGGAAACCCCGCCACGGACCGCATATTTGCGGCATTTTCGGACAACCGGGTGGTTTCGGTCGCCCGCTGCAAGCGTCATACGGATGGTATGGAGCTCGACGGGGTGTTCACGCCCGATGAACTCAGGGGGCACGGATATGCCAATGCGGCGGTATGGGGGCTCGTGGAGGCCTGCGGGCACGACACGATGTACATGCATTCCGTGGCTACTCTCACGGGTTTTTACGGGCATTATGGCTTTTTACTCATACCCGAGTACGAACTCCCCGATACCATCCGGGAACGGTATGCCTGGGCCCAGGGTGAGATGGAAGGGGCAAACGTCGCCCCCATGAAGCGGCCGCCCGCGGATCCGATATGACGAACAGTTTCCCCCGTCCGGCAGGGAATTCGCGGTAATAAGGGAAGAATATCAGGAGGGCATCGCCCCCCCCGGCCTTCCCCGATTTTCCCGCCACCTTATGGTAATATCCCGTGACCCTTCCCGAAATTATTAATTTTCTGACATCCATCTGACCATGATCAGATATGTCGGTGCCGTTCGAGCTTGTCCTGAAGCAGATCGAGAACCCGGAATCGCTGAACTTTATCCTGGGACATTCCCACTTCATAAAGACGGTGGAAGACCTCTACGAGGTGATGGCGGGAGCCGTACCGAAGGCGAAATTCGGGTTGGCATTCTGCGAGGCATCGGGGGACTGCCTGGTCCGCCTGGAGGGAAACGACGAAGGCCTGGTGGAACTGGCAAAAATAAATGCGATGGCACTCGGCGCCGGACACTCGTTCATTCTCTTCATGCGGGACTGCTATCCGATCAATGTGCTCAATGCCATAAAGGGCCTCCAG
Coding sequences within it:
- a CDS encoding ATP-binding protein: MKISSLFRGETGIWNAAISISTVAVLLVNSYGLFQGITAVFPHLLYLPVVLAAYRYPRRGLIFSLGIAMVYILMVGVIIGPVPGVIVEAVIRGIMLVVIGGLIAFITRRLYEQENLYRGLFDHSAAGSILVRETGEGWRIVEANENALALLRRERDELRDKPLTVFWNAEEMNVLFSRLAGEGKVYSSENTFSTPDGSTEIVLLSLAKVPDRQAVLTFVEITRRVNAEESLQRANDKLNLLSRISTDHLHRTANEIIETVDEARIKSTDSVAGAFLNRVRVLALNLARQIFLSETYKDLGARPPDWIAVQRVLEGFARTNPDPGISMRFWTERLEVYADPLFRDVLLHILENSVRHGVTLKNLVVTYHRTGDGLDLIIQDDGAGIPAGMKEKIFEYDSGGHAGLGLFICRQILDITGISITEEGKEGKGAKFVLHIPAENYRVEGSSDDAPPFPLSSDPAPAVNRGALHKSGTRVRELTSAEFALAEEL
- a CDS encoding adenosine-specific kinase, whose protein sequence is MSVPFELVLKQIENPESLNFILGHSHFIKTVEDLYEVMAGAVPKAKFGLAFCEASGDCLVRLEGNDEGLVELAKINAMALGAGHSFILFMRDCYPINVLNAIKGLQEVCSIYCATSNPVQVILAQSFQGRGILGVIDGACPKGIEGPEEISERTALLRTFGYKRG
- a CDS encoding DNA-3-methyladenine glycosylase, whose translation is MILPRDFYGRDTVEVAQDLLGCCLVHPEGRKTTAGIIVETEAYLSGDPAAHSYIGRTNRNEVLFGPVGHAYVYLIYGMHYCINVVTGEEGSGEAVLVRALEPVIGIPVMIGRRGTPTLSRLCSGPGKLTRAMGITRECNGVSFVNGPLQIRTRENTTGPNPALKPEIVRTTRIGIVKAADKPLRFYLKGNPNISRK
- a CDS encoding HdeD family acid-resistance protein gives rise to the protein MAEMMHEERLCDVKWGTLALLGVLSLIFGIILLLYPGITAAVVVVLFGIIVLILAFLALILALMSTGGRATLLLLGAIVGFIVGIIAVLAPIVIGALLVIIIGIVLFMIGIVDIAIAVGEKAYPHRWLLFILGILSIIVAVLFWVYPAAGAVALFGVIVGIYFVIYGILGIIAGFALRSVKKQYCMA
- a CDS encoding N-acetyltransferase; this translates as MFAAFSDNRVVSVARCKRHTDGMELDGVFTPDELRGHGYANAAVWGLVEACGHDTMYMHSVATLTGFYGHYGFLLIPEYELPDTIRERYAWAQGEMEGANVAPMKRPPADPI